Proteins co-encoded in one Anomaloglossus baeobatrachus isolate aAnoBae1 unplaced genomic scaffold, aAnoBae1.hap1 Scaffold_130, whole genome shotgun sequence genomic window:
- the LOC142260542 gene encoding uncharacterized protein LOC142260542 has translation MSSSGNPPAPQQNEEYEQREALPEGDARGGEIQGVGAQSASDSGARGRVAPNPSSHGRRHNRRGGHSASQRDPDSDGEEAGCINNINLLIDEVREREPLWNMGDRRHADSVVTRRLWEEACREVVTGWEDLNPRAQNRAREKVQNRWRSIRDRFKKELNKEMLAPSGSGGRVLRYKYFRVLAFLWTTMVCRSIVCSTREPASNRPEAIPTQSSTGEHLDRPHPSAPSLSSGPSVPSTSAGASSEASLHEAAADEVAFPLPHPSDTAALSRTPLGSRRQRQRALDRSYAPEFLLLNAAFQNAIKLLSEQTSAAFRLVQNTIQNNTH, from the exons ATGTCTTCTTCTGGGAACCCTCCTGCTCCTCAGCAAaatgag GAATATGAACAACGTGAGGCGCTTCCAGAAGGGGACGCGAGGGGTGGAGAGATACAAGGAGTGGGCGCACAGAGT gCTTCCGATTCTGGGGCTCGTGGTAGAGTTGCTCCCAACCCCTCCTCCCATGGTCGTCGGCATAATCGTCGCGGCGGTCACAGT GCTTCACAGCGGGATCCTGACTCGGACGGTGAGGAGGCAGGATGTATCAACAACAtcaacctcctcatcgatgaagttcgaGAGCGGGAGCCCCTGTGGAATATgggtgaccgccgccacgctgattcggtTGTAACCCGTCGGCTATGGGAGGAGGCTTGCCGTGAAGTGGTGACAGGTTGGGAGGACCTCAATCCTAGAGCCCAGAATCGAGCAA GGGAAAAAGTTCAGAACCGGTGGCGGtccatcagggatcgcttcaagaagGAGTTGAACAAAGAGATgctggccccgagtggatccggaggacgcgtcTTAAGATATAAGTATTTCAGAGTGTTGGCGTTCCTCTGGACAacaatggtgtgcagaag CATTGTCTGCAGCACCCGGGAGCCAGCATCAAACCGTCCTGAAGCGATCCCAACACAGTCATCCACCGGAGAACACTTGGACAGACCCCACCCTTCTGCACCTTCCCTATCTTCTGGTCCCTCTGTCCCATCCACCAGCGCTGGAGCATCTAGTGAGGCTTCATTACATGAAGCTGCTGCTGACGaggtagcttttcccctaccccacccctctgacactgctgccctcagtagaacacctttgggttctaggCGGCAGCGTCAGAGGGCTCTGGataggagctatgcgcccgagttcttgcttctaaatgcagccttccagaacgcaatCAAATTGCTCTCCGAGCAAACCAGTGCTGCATTCAGACTGGTTCAAAACACTATTCAAAATAATACGCACTAa